The sequence below is a genomic window from Lytechinus variegatus isolate NC3 chromosome 3, Lvar_3.0, whole genome shotgun sequence.
GCAATCAGGacatatattgatttgaaatctGAAAGGTAAAGtttctgtctctttttttttgatagCCAGGTTGATTAACTCTTTAATGAAACAAAGTattaatattgattaaaaatcaaaattaggGTTAAGTTGAAAAATAATTGCATTAAGAATATCCATATGTACCTTAGATGCTGGTAATTTTTATTTGGCTCCAAACAATGGCTACAATTGACCAAATTCAACAGACAAAGATTTACCATGTTTTAATATCAAATATCTCGTGATTCATCTCTGTTTCCAAAATTACTGAATTTGGGCAAGTTTGAATGATTGTTTGAATTAGAGTATTGAATACCTATAATCTCACAAAATTTTAGAATCTTAATGGTGTCACTTGatacctgggccctgtcttataATGAGTTATTATTGATTCAAtgaaccacaactatggaaagccaacaatgCCAActtctaaaatgcatatttgttcaaaatgatttttagattaTGATGTACAACTcttaaattcattgttttcattataatttgGTTTGTTCCCTTTGTTTGcatgtgcaaatttcctgtagaaaataaattatgatattaatggatttccatatagtagAGGTTGATCAGtttaatcgcaactctttgtaagacagagcCTTGGTATTATACCATCATGGTATGAAAACTTGTAGTGGATCATGTAAATTTATCTCAAAATTTATATCCGtgcttcaaaatcttctttgcTCTCTTTGGGCAGTTTGTGAAAATATTAATCATTGTTGTCTGTACAAATCAAAGTTATGTCATTAATACTAAACAAATTCACAAAGCACATTGCTTTTCCATGAAAATTTAAACATCATTCTGGTAAATGCCTTTGAAGAATGAATACTGTTAATGCTAATGCCCATGTTTTTAGATTCGAAAGTCCTTCAGCAGTAGAAGGGCATTAATTCACCTGCTCCAACATGGAGTTACCGCCTTTTAACCCCTCTCGAGAGCCCATCACATCTCTATGATGGGATTATATCCTATTGCCTAAATGCTTTCTTATTGGTGCATGTAATTATACTCCTCTTTCATCCCTCTTGAACCTTGTCTCTACCACTCTCTTCTACATAATGCACTTTCCAGAATTAGTTTgctgaaaattaaaatagaCCTGCCAATACCCTATTTTCTCTTGGCCTGTTCGAAACATTAACAGATAGAGATGTAATAAACCTTCCAAAGGAGTTTTGCAATGTCAGTGTTTATCTGGGATGATAGTATTATGggatgtttttcttttagtagCAATGCGGATCATGTGATAATTGAAGGTGAAGCGCATTAGATTATTGGACAGAAATTATATTACAATGGTACGAAATTACTATAATACCATTTTTTTAAGAAGAGGATTGATTCAtttgaaaaatactttttgtgatattttttttcataattagcTGTACTACACAGCCCATTTTATTTAATTGTATCACATTTTGTTAACATGGCATATATGTAAGTGCTAAGCATGAAAACTAAGGTATATATACCAGTTATGTATGTTAATGCTCAATTTTTCTTACCTTTTAGAAGATTCTAAAGCAATAATTTAAAGAAGGATTTTGAATGCTAAGATTAAAGATTTGAAGCAAAGTTATTGCTATAGCATTTTACTTGATACATGCACATTGAGAGCCTgaatattattttgtgaattcatcaaggatgtactttttcatgaaaattgttacattttctgttgttttttatttagtttgtgttaaaaaaagtaaaatacacCCATTATGCATACTACTTTACAGCCCTAAATTATGTGTAGAAGTTTATCAACATGCTTATGTTATTATTcaatctttgttttgttttcattccccTACCAAAACTCCACAATTGATATCGCAAATATGATTCaattaaaacaacaacattgaAATTGACCATGGTGTAAAATCCAACCTGTAACTGAAAATGGATCTGGTCTTGACCCAACCTCATCATCCCCTTATGATAATGGTTCAACCCAATGGCCGTTCTTCAAGCAAGTTTCAAACGGCATGAATACGCTAAGCCTGCACAATCAGGTACTTGGTCGATGTGCGTCTTTGATGTCAAGAGATGATGAATTTCCTTGTGAATTTGGAAGCAAATTATTGCTACAGCATTTAGTGAAACTCAAGAAAAGCAATCTTCTTTCATAGCCTAGATAAAGAACCATTTCTACGCTTCAGAATACATGAGGCATGTTTTAATAGAGACTTTTAGATGAGATTAAAATCCAGGGGAATTGTGTCAATCATATGTCATTAGAAATTgagaacaataaaaacaaaatcatgcgAAGGCCTCGCCATCAGCCTGAAgaaaattaacaatttttttctgtatcgCATACATTATTGGAGGCTGACATACAATCTTCTTGCACAGGAAATTCATTGTCTCCTTGACGTGTCTTTGATATTATAGCACATTATAGTACACTTGGGTCGATGCTTTGGAAAgtgaaattgattgatttttctttatccagaagttatgttttgttttcaatatctTATCATCATAGATTCAGAGTGAGAgtctatttttttgttcttgtgcTGTAATAGTTTTTTGCCAGACTGTTTCTGATTTGTACATATCTTTCAAGATACGCTGTCCTGTACCTTTGGCCGTGGTGAAATAAATAGTGTGATATAAATATTATATCTCTATGCTGTATATTTCTTGCTTGCATGAAGATATATACTTTCCTCACGGTCAGAATATTGAAAAGACACAATTTATTTCCAGTGGTTGCCGGTTTGATTTGTGTACTATAtgcattgtttttatttgttttgttagtGGTGTGAAGTGGTGACGGTTTTTATTGAAGAGGTTGTTGTTTCTGGTCTGCCTTGATCTATGGTGTCTTCAATTTTAATGCACAATTTGTCATCCTCTTTGACAATTTCAGTGTGGTCATCAAATTGTTTGCTTTACTTCGGGAGTAGAGGCATAATAGTAATGTTGAAGAAAGTGTTtgttaaaaatcataattttgctaCTCTTGAAATAGAAACAAAAAGTCACAGTAGGAGACCCATTTCCTAGAATTATTCACATTATGAGATCCATGATGATCGTAATCCTGTGGCATTATAAAACtttttataaagattttaatttcaacttggGGTAGTAGATAACAATGAGTTTAAGTATACAAATACAGTACTCTTGATAGTCTGATTTTGTGGAGATCATTCACTGACCACTATATGATAGTTTTACTAACAGGAAAAGTAAAGTTTAAAGCATATCATAAATTAGAGAATTGTCTTGAGGCCAGGAGAGAAATGCTGAATGATAATGACAGCCAAATTATCTTTGACTTACAATGTTTCACTGCTTCCCCTTCCCAAATAGATACAGATAATATTGTAAGTAAGCTCTTGTGTTAAATGTTgttatgaaaataaactaaTATTGGAAATGGTTTGCGTTTGTTGATATTGTTTGGTATTTCTGTTTATTCAACATATTGATAAACCATCATCcatgatcatgaaaatattattaacGCATACAGTATTGAATGTTGTGAACTGGTGATGAATAAGAAAAGACACTCAACTAtgattaaataaacaaaacaaaactttgttatcaattttatattgaattgtATGTATGTGTGTCACATTCATTCACTGAacattttcaatattgaattcAATTAGTATGATATTTAGGCGAAAGCATTGAAAAATGCAATTAATGTCTTTTTTCAATAAGATGTCATTGCATACTTGAAAATGTTATACAATTATTTCACACAAGTTTTATTGAGTATCCATGTTTTAAGTGTGATAGAAGTCTGTCATTTTGTCAATAACTGATGAAAATTGAATGCATAATTCAGATGTTGACATTTCAAATGCAAGTGATACCTTTGTTAAAACAGTAACAGTGTATGTTTTATTGGAATTGtgtaatttaattcaatttgctTGTAGTCCCCCCTCCCCGATAGATGTGTGAAAGTTTGCAAGTTAGATTTTGATATTGGATATGTTTTCTATCCTGAATAGTAAAAAGGGTAGGCATGTGTAAGATTGCGAACCATATCTTTCAAGAGGATCATAAGTTCTCGAAAAACATATTAATTTATATTCTTAAGTTTTAGGAAAATGTAGTAACAAAAAAGGAGTTTGCTCACCTCTTCTCCCCTAAAAGATTTGAATAGAAGTGCAAAATGACATGAAAATGCAGCAAAGGATAttctatattttgaaaattgtgaTAAACAGTTATGAATTTACACCAATAATCTGTCTCAATGGGGATATGTAGCTTCTTCCATTTTCACTATGCAGAATACTTTGCCATCTCTATTTTTTGCAATCGATAAAAGGCGTTTTTTTCCAAGCAGGggctatataaaaaaacataatttatatagAGGGCATATGAATTGAACATAACAAAGGAAAGGTTCTTTTATAGCCAGTAATGAGCCAAAGGTGAgtcaagctaaaaaaaaaatgtaaaatatcagaTAATAaaaagctcaaaaagtgaaattattccaaCAATTTGAGAACTATATTATTAGACTACCCATTTCTTGTGAATGATGTTATATGGAAAAGACTGCTGTTCTGCCCCGAGGCCAAGGTGTCTGTACAATATGATCTCCCCTCTCTCATATTGGAGAAAATAATGTGGGTTgctgttttctttttatcatatcttaaaaagaaaaaaatctcatATTCTGTTTAGTAACATTTTCATGTTAAATATTGTCGAATGATTTTTAGGTTGAACCTTTCCTTTATATTCTATCCCTTTTTGATGCTCCTTCAGCCATTATTGTCTCACATGCACATACTAAAACTCGTTATGTGTTAGTGCTAGCCTTTGTCTTCtattattctatatatttcataatatttttatatcttcTAGTACACTGAATCTCTCTCCTCTGCAAACCTCTCAAAATTTGTCATTTGATTGCTGTGTCACCCGAGATGCTTAAATCAAATTACAAGTATACATGTGTGATTTTGTTACGTCCTGTGTGTTCATGGGCTTAGCTCTAAAATTTGATTAATCTTTCGTTTATGTCCAATACGTAACCAAATTGGCTCTGCGTCATACATCATAAAGTATATCTGATGTCGTATGTTGTCCGTTGGTAGAAAGGGCATTAAGGTTTTCTGTGTATTCATATATCACAGAATGCTGTGTTATCTGTTATTGCAAGTTGTCATGCAGAGCTTATCATGTATAATTTGCATGAAGCATCTGTTGATGTCATATTGTGCACCACTGTCATGGGATATTTATACAAATTGAAAACCAAAAAGATTGAATAAGGTGTCATTTCTTGCCTAAGATGAGATATACTATACACTCAAAGCCTTTTCTATTGCTGCATCATTGGATTAAATCATGAGAAAACGGACAACTTACATCCATTCTTACAATCCCAGTTACAATATTCTATCATGTTAGACACCGACCTTCCTCTTTCCATCCTGATGTTCTATCTTCGGCTGTTCTTTATGGTATAATTCTGTTGATCTTTCTtaaggaaatttttttttcttaattcatgGGATTTGATCTTGTCATCCTAATATTTCAACATAATTCATATGTACTCTGTGCAATCAGTTGTATCTCTGTGTTAATCTTTGTATCTAATCTTTCTCCTATTTCAATCTGCCTGCTTCCTCTCATACTTTTTTCAACCTCAttactctttctttctcttgtctttgtgatatatttatgttcaactctctctctctccatttgTGTTTGtagttttgtttgtttctgtGTAGTGTTTCCCTGTATATGTACTTGGGGGCTAAATTACTCGTTGAGTACCCCTTATTCAGATCCACATCCCCACCCTATCCATGCAGCAGTGGCATGATCAAATTGCACTATTTTTTCCATAACCATCTGACATCATTCATGGATCTTCACCGGAcacccttttcttcttcttcttcatgcACAGGCCAACCCCAATCTAGTGGTGAAGTTTGCCGATACCGAGAAAGAGCGTCAGCTACGTCGCATGCAGCAGATGTCAAACTCGATGGGTCTGTTCAATCAGATGGCCGTCAGCTCCCCGATATCCCTCTATGGTGGTTACCAGGTTAATACGGTGAGTTATACTCCTGCAGGAACTCGGCGGGACTGAACTCACATCAGTGACATTCAGTATCACTAGAGGCTTGCGGGTGGACAGCTTTTGTAACATACAAGAGAGCATGGAACATGAGTGAGAATTGGAAAATGAAGTTAGATTAATATTTAACCAAAAGATGCATCCCAAGTGCAGGGAAGAATATGAATCTGAATCTGATTTCATGATCAGTAGATTTGTAGGCCTAAGAGAGATTCCAGGAGAACTGTAGTGTTTAAATGAGGTTTTGTAATCACTTTGTAAAGAGTATCATGATTAATGCATGGTGTCAAGTACACTGTCGTCGACTAATTTTCAGGATTTGAACAAATGAATGATGTCACAATTAGGGCACTTGTAAGCATGTATTCTGATAGGTACATATTAACCAAAATCAGTTGATACTATGAGTGAGATTCTTAGAAACTGTCATGTTCTAAATGAGATCACTTTTAAAAGAGAAACGCTGATTAATGCATGGTGTTGAGTATACTGTGTCGACCAATCTCTCATTATTAGCACGAATGAGTGATGTTGCAATAAGGGCTTTATTCTGAAACATAcataaattttatgcaaaattttCTTTCTGTTGTTGTATAAAACATTGAATGATTAAATAGGGAAACTGAACATATTTTTGATTAGTCAGGGTACTTTGGTTTATATCCACTGTGAGATATTCATAAACTTATACAGCTGTAACATTCGAATTTGTTAATTGATACAATGATCTTATGAATAATTGCAGCCATTGCATTAACAGTGTTGGAAACTAGTCAGTGTTAAGTTGTTTCTTGGTATCAGTTTaacattatgtttattcaaGAAATCTGATAGGAGAGATAAGGtttctagatttaaaaaaaattcctttCATGAATAATGCAacacattttgaatatttcattcatgattccATTAGATTTCAAGTGATTCAATTAGACTTCAGAATACCGGACCAGTATTAAAATTGAAAGTGATAACTGAATATGGGCTCCTATTTCCACGAACAAAGACAATAAATTATCAAACCCGATATTTGACTCGATTTGTGtaagaaataagaagaaaatcaaTGAGGAAAACACAAAATATGTGACTTCCGTAAGACTCACAATCTTTTTGATTGCCTTATACAGCAGCAAATGCTTCAACAGCAAGCAGCAATCATGGCCCACCAGTCGACGGCTGCCTACATGAACCCAATGGCTGCCCTGTCCGCTGCCCAACAGATGAACCAGATGAATGCTGTAGCAGCCAACGGTTTCCCTGCCGCTACCACTGCTACCATCCCTTCCACCGGAGAACACCTCCTAGGTATGGAGGGAATCGGTAAAGGTTGTAGAGTTTCTCTGCATGCCGTTCGTTTTGCGGACAACTGCCATGTCAAAATCCTTGCTTGAGCCAATGGTGTAGTATTAGACAATTTAAAAGGCTTCTTTAAACATTGCAATGGTTTTCAAAGCATGTAAAGGTTGTGTTGTTTTTATGCAGGGAGGATTAAAAATGAAgagattgaatttaaaaattgaattggactgaattgaattgaaaagaaaatgaattgaaaccGTGAGAATTCTATCCTTTTAGCATAAAGAAGTAAAGTACTAATGGGTGTAATCAGTTCCATGTGTATATAATTTGCTGCTTATTGCTAAATTCACTGGTtgtaatgaattattttgatttgctTCAGTATTAGTATACATTCAATTGCATTATAGATCACTTTTTTGTACAAACTGTGAATTCATGTGCTTTACTTTGATgaaaataacttcattattataatttttgatacTGTTTTTGGACAAGTATATGAACATGATTCAATTTGTAAGAGCAATTTTATCACTGAGGTTCTTTCTAGTTTTTGCACTCTGTGAAATCCTTATGAATCACATTAATGGAATACATAAATCGATTCTTGTCTTGCTTCTGAGCACATGTTGCATGTTTTGCTTGGAATACATTAATAACAAAATGTATTTCTATCTGTCTCACTGTGTTTATCATAATATTGATAAACATTAATACCAAACACCTTGATAATCTCTTTCCATTCTAAAATTAAGTCTGTCCATTACCATAGGATGTCTTGGTGCTAAAAAAgtcaaataatatgaaaagCCACCATGTTTTAGAATTAGTCCCTCTGCATGTAAAGAGGCTAAGAGCGAGAAATGCAGTGCTAACTCTTATATGTGTATAGGCCCATAATTTGGTGCTAATTTGCAACAGCAGCATGTCAACAGTTAAACTAAATTACGAACAACTACATTTTTCCAATTAAATGCATTTGCCATAGTCCACTTGTTATTATACCTCTTTTTCCGAGAATGCTTtagtgaaaaatatatatgccaAACATTGCATGTTTTAATGCATTATTAATTTCTTGATCATATAATTAGCATTGAAAGCCGCGTAGTAGTTGCTGATTCTGATGAGTATTTGTCCATTGCCTTTGCAGTACCAGCACCAGGCGCCGGCCAGCCGGCGGTGAACTGTGCCGTCAGCACCCCAACCCTACCCTCACCAACCATGCCGACGTACACCCTTGCTGCACAGACGAATGGACAAGCAGAGACACTCTACACCAATGGCCTACAGTATCCTGGAGAGTATGCAGGTAAGGGTCTCAGAAGAGATGGgaaagaggagagagaaagaccGAGACAGACGATGAAAGATAAGAAGGAGAGAGTGGAAAGATGAAGAATAGAGGCTCATCGGCTTTTGTGATAGTGTGGTTGGGTGCCTCAGAGTTTGTTTGTTCTTAAATAAGTGCCTGCGCTTGCAACTTCTGGTAAAATACTTTAAACCATCCAATACTAAAGTCTGTAATTCCCTCCAGTTTTGGAAGTCTCTCCAATGCTACATCATCTTTCATAAGTATGATTAAACCCTGAGGGCGAAAGACTCTTTCAGGCACACAGTATCCCTGCTGTGTAATGACTTGATTGAGGCCAGTATGACTGTAGCATTAAGAGTTCATTTGTGCAAACTCAAGAGAAATTTAACAATCTCAGGAACAGAGTTGATACAACAAAGGTCAAAATAATCATTGAAATCggaaatatattgttttatattcaggTAAGAAGTACATGACAGCATATTCACCTTGTGAATTAATATATTGATGATATTAGATTGATAAAATTCATCCAAATATATTAACATCAGACACTGATAAACAGACATCACTTTATATTACCTAAGGCTGCAGTCGCACCACTAACCAAACGGACTCCAAAATTCTGATGGTCTGTCGTTAGTACAAACGTAATCGCTTTGTcagtctggagtcggtttcatcGTTGTGACTGTAACATCatcatgtttgtatttttgataTCTTCTGTTTTTGTTAACTATTTCTAAACCTTCTTTTTCTGTTGATGCTAACAGCTGCCAACCAAGCAGCAGTTGCTGCAGCAGCTACAGCGGTTGCTACGGATCCTCTGCAGCAAGCCTACACTGGTATGCAGCAATATGCAGGTTAGCAAATACAATGTATAGCTTTACAGTTGTAATTAGATTGTCGACGTCTCATTGGGTCTTGCCATCTTCCCCCAACGAATgaattatcaatcaatcaataaaagaatatttaaaaaaatacaataaaaaatcagttgaaaaatgtgatgatgataattatcataatgatactaaATAGATGAAATTAAATAAGAATGAGGAAATTAGTAAggaaataatatgaataaaatagatgaataaacaaatacatgaataataatataaaaaattatattatgataaatgaatgaatatatgaatacaaatgaaatgaCAGTGATGATCCGAAGTTGAATAAGAAGTAATGGTGGGAATACATAAaagaatgataatgaaaaaaagtgaaaattgatgtcaatgaaaatttgaaatgtccatatttgattattgaaagATCATGAAAAAATGGTGCAAATAATGTTTGATGAAAGGAGAGGAATGTGATGTCAATTGCAAAGATGTGATTATTCAGTCACTGCCCTTTACATGGATTTCTTTGGTTTATAGTATTTACCATTTTGGTCCATTATTGTGTTCCCAGCGGTATGCCCTAATAACAACACACATCTATTGTGTTCTGTGGCTGAAATAGTATAGATATTCTATACCGGGAACTTTGACATTTTAAACATTGCTCTGTTAAGCAAACAACacgaatttttttaatttcattgggAATTTCAGTACAACATATGACATTACCACATTGATGGGATTACTTCTATTAAAATACTACAATTTTGAACCCATAAAGCACAATATAACCTCTGTGTACTAACGATTTATAAATAAGTGACGAAagagtcatttaaaaaaatcaatagataTAAGTCATATACTGATACAGTTGTATGTATTGGGTATATGAACATAAAATTTTAAGTTGGTAAGAAAGCCTATTggaatatacatatatgttttAACCATCGGATCTTCCTCATAGCAACCTACCCAGCAGCCTTTGGTGGTTTGAGCCAAGCGAGTTTTGCTACCACCGCCACCCAACAGCCGGTACTAGCAGCAGCCCCTCAGAGGGAGGGTGAGTATGGTAATAACTCAcactcttccttcttttcttctataTCTTGTCCTCCCTTTTAACCCCTTGTTACCCTACTAACCAACAACCGATCCTCTCATTGTTTCCTCTGTTGTCTGCTTTGTCGGCTGCCTTTCGTTGTCTGCTTTTCATGTGGAATGACATGTAAAGGACTGAGATACAAAATATCTAAATCCTCTACCAGGCGGTGCCAATACGGGTTTACAAAACGAATATCCTAAATCGTTGAAAAACTTCcagagatattttatcttgatgttgttatcatttttcttaTCCATTTTTTGGTCCCCCCTTCTTATATGAGGGGAGGGTGGGGTGAGCATGTTCAGGATTGCCCTGTAAAACTCCTTTTCTAACTCAGCATCTTGTCAAGTTatttaaaatttacatttacaattcaACAAATTCCCAAGCTAGGATTGTCACTTCTAGAAACTAAATGACCAACCAAAACatgaacattatatttcttagaTAGTATTGGTGCTGCTATTTGTTCTATGTATGTATCATCAGTGTTCACAccgtagccccccccccccccccctctccatctcTCCCCCTCACTTAATATGTGGAGTCATTTTTGGGATATGTACTTAATGAATGATTGTTAGAAAAAGTGAAATTGTTATTCTATTTTGTAAATGATTAGAGCATGAATATGTAAGCTTATTACAATTTCTCCTTGATGCCTGCaatatttattctttaaaactttattagaaaaatattttattatatctttacAACAAATGCACTTAATGTTGTGAACTGcaagaatgtttttttaatgattataaaTGAAGTTCACATGCATTTTTGCACATTgtgatgaaatattcatgatCTTATTCAGTTTATTTGTATGAAGTATGACTTTCAATTCTTCATGATTAATGCCATTTTAATAGCGTCAAAGTGAATGAATGGATAATCCTTTAACTAAGAAGTAGTTTCAAAATTTAAGTTACTTCTTTAAGTACTTGCACTAATGCAGGAAAAGTTCATTTTAACTGAAGTCAATAATAATATAGAATAGAAGAATTCTAGTAATCTattgaaaatatgcaaaatcaacaagtaatttaaacaaaacaacCATAGATGTGATTTAAGATAAAATCAGTCAGACCACAAGACTCCGCTCATCCtgtgtctttcttcttctttactctATTCTATCATCATTGATGATCATTATCTACCTCTAATCTTTTAACAACTAACATATTAACATCACTACTGAAGAATTATACAAAATGTCTTTTAAAATACTCTATTACATAGAGCAATTTTGACTTATCTTTAGTGTGTAAAATTGATAGTGTGTGTTTTGTTTGGAAAGCAATAGTATTACTTAATGAATATCACTATCCTCATAACATAGAGATAGAGGTAATGTAATGATTTCTTCAATAAAATTACTTTGGAAGAGATTGAGTTATGCTCCTCTGTAGTTATAAGAGTATATCCAAGGAGtattttaatttaattcatCTAAAAGAAAGTAGGTTTTATTTTTGCCTGTTGGTTTATTTTGCTAAATATACAATGTT
It includes:
- the LOC121411285 gene encoding CUGBP Elav-like family member 3-B isoform X8, encoding MSANPNLVVKFADTEKERQLRRMQQMSNSMGLFNQMAVSSPISLYGGYQVNTQQMLQQQAAIMAHQSTAAYMNPMAALSAAQQMNQMNAVAANGFPAATTATIPSTGEHLLGMEGIVPAPGAGQPAVNCAVSTPTLPSPTMPTYTLAAQTNGQAETLYTNGLQYPGEYAAANQAAVAAAATAVATDPLQQAYTGMQQYAATYPAAFGGLSQASFATTATQQPVLAAAPQREGEYGPEGCNLFIYHLPQEFGDNELTQMFLPFGTVISSKVFVDRVTNQSKCFGFVSFDNPSSAQAAIQAMNGFQIGMKRLKVQHKRPKDANKPY
- the LOC121411285 gene encoding CUGBP Elav-like family member 3-B isoform X7, which produces MNTLSLHNQANPNLVVKFADTEKERQLRRMQQMSNSMGLFNQMAVSSPISLYGGYQVNTQQMLQQQAAIMAHQSTAAYMNPMAALSAAQQMNQMNAVAANGFPAATTATIPSTGEHLLGMEGIVPAPGAGQPAVNCAVSTPTLPSPTMPTYTLAAQTNGQAETLYTNGLQYPGEYAAANQAAVAAAATAVATDPLQQAYTGMQQYAATYPAAFGGLSQASFATTATQQPVLAAAPQREGEYGPEGCNLFIYHLPQEFGDNELTQMFLPFGTVISSKVFVDRVTNQSKCFGFVSFDNPSSAQAAIQAMNGFQIGMKRLKVQHKRPKDANKPY
- the LOC121411285 gene encoding CUGBP Elav-like family member 3-B isoform X6: MSQVSNGMNTLSLHNQANPNLVVKFADTEKERQLRRMQQMSNSMGLFNQMAVSSPISLYGGYQVNTQQMLQQQAAIMAHQSTAAYMNPMAALSAAQQMNQMNAVAANGFPAATTATIPSTGEHLLGMEGIVPAPGAGQPAVNCAVSTPTLPSPTMPTYTLAAQTNGQAETLYTNGLQYPGEYAAANQAAVAAAATAVATDPLQQAYTGMQQYAATYPAAFGGLSQASFATTATQQPVLAAAPQREGEYGPEGCNLFIYHLPQEFGDNELTQMFLPFGTVISSKVFVDRVTNQSKCFGFVSFDNPSSAQAAIQAMNGFQIGMKRLKVQHKRPKDANKPY
- the LOC121411285 gene encoding CUGBP Elav-like family member 3-B isoform X1 yields the protein MLNKAQTEEEVRAMFTHFGKIDECTILKDPNGISRGCAFVKFSTRKEAVGAINSINMSQVSNGMNTLSLHNQANPNLVVKFADTEKERQLRRMQQMSNSMGLFNQMAVSSPISLYGGYQVNTQQMLQQQAAIMAHQSTAAYMNPMAALSAAQQMNQMNAVAANGFPAATTATIPSTGEHLLGMEGIVPAPGAGQPAVNCAVSTPTLPSPTMPTYTLAAQTNGQAETLYTNGLQYPGEYAAANQAAVAAAATAVATDPLQQAYTGMQQYAATYPAAFGGLSQASFATTATQQPVLAAAPQREGEYGPEGCNLFIYHLPQEFGDNELTQMFLPFGTVISSKVFVDRVTNQSKCFGFVSFDNPSSAQAAIQAMNGFQIGMKRLKVQHKRPKDANKPY
- the LOC121411285 gene encoding CUGBP Elav-like family member 3-B isoform X3 → MLNKAQTEEEVRAMFTHFGKIDECTILKDPNGISRGCAFVKFSTRKEAVGAINSINMSQVSNGMNTLSLHNQANPNLVVKFADTEKERQLRRMQQMSNSMGLFNQMAVSSPISLYGGYQVNTQQMLQQQAAIMAHQSTAAYMNPMAALSAAQQMNQMNAVAANGFPAATTATIPSTGEHLLGMEGIVPAPGAGQPAVNCAVSTPTLPSPTMPTYTLAAQTNGQAETLYTNGLQYPGEYAAANQAAVAAAATAVATDPLQQAYTGMQQYAATYPAAFGGLSQASFATTATQQPVLAAAPQREGPEGCNLFIYHLPQEFGDNELTQMFLPFGTVISSKVFVDRVTNQSKCFGFVSFDNPSSAQAAIQAMNGFQIGMKRLKVQHKRPKDANKPY
- the LOC121411285 gene encoding CUGBP Elav-like family member 3-B isoform X2, with product MLNKAQTEEEVRAMFTHFGKIDECTILKDPNGISRGCAFVKFSTRKEAVGAINSINMSQVSNGMNTLSLHNQANPNLVVKFADTEKERQLRRMQQMSNSMGLFNQMAVSSPISLYGGYQVNTQMLQQQAAIMAHQSTAAYMNPMAALSAAQQMNQMNAVAANGFPAATTATIPSTGEHLLGMEGIVPAPGAGQPAVNCAVSTPTLPSPTMPTYTLAAQTNGQAETLYTNGLQYPGEYAAANQAAVAAAATAVATDPLQQAYTGMQQYAATYPAAFGGLSQASFATTATQQPVLAAAPQREGEYGPEGCNLFIYHLPQEFGDNELTQMFLPFGTVISSKVFVDRVTNQSKCFGFVSFDNPSSAQAAIQAMNGFQIGMKRLKVQHKRPKDANKPY
- the LOC121411285 gene encoding CUGBP Elav-like family member 3-B isoform X5 — its product is MLNKAQTEEEVRAMFTHFGKIDECTILKDPNGISRGCAFVKFSTRKEAVGAINSINMSANPNLVVKFADTEKERQLRRMQQMSNSMGLFNQMAVSSPISLYGGYQVNTQQMLQQQAAIMAHQSTAAYMNPMAALSAAQQMNQMNAVAANGFPAATTATIPSTGEHLLGMEGIVPAPGAGQPAVNCAVSTPTLPSPTMPTYTLAAQTNGQAETLYTNGLQYPGEYAAANQAAVAAAATAVATDPLQQAYTGMQQYAATYPAAFGGLSQASFATTATQQPVLAAAPQREGEYGPEGCNLFIYHLPQEFGDNELTQMFLPFGTVISSKVFVDRVTNQSKCFGFVSFDNPSSAQAAIQAMNGFQIGMKRLKVQHKRPKDANKPY
- the LOC121411285 gene encoding CUGBP Elav-like family member 3-B isoform X4, coding for MLNKAQTEEEVRAMFTHFGKIDECTILKDPNGISRGCAFVKFSTRKEAVGAINSINMSQVSNGMNTLSLHNQANPNLVVKFADTEKERQLRRMQQMSNSMGLFNQMAVSSPISLYGGYQVNTQQMLQQQAAIMAHQSTAAYMNPMAALSAAQQMNQMNAVAANGFPAATTATIPSTGEHLLVPAPGAGQPAVNCAVSTPTLPSPTMPTYTLAAQTNGQAETLYTNGLQYPGEYAAANQAAVAAAATAVATDPLQQAYTGMQQYAATYPAAFGGLSQASFATTATQQPVLAAAPQREGEYGPEGCNLFIYHLPQEFGDNELTQMFLPFGTVISSKVFVDRVTNQSKCFGFVSFDNPSSAQAAIQAMNGFQIGMKRLKVQHKRPKDANKPY